One Pirellulales bacterium genomic region harbors:
- a CDS encoding N-acetyl-gamma-glutamyl-phosphate reductase, with amino-acid sequence MVRVAILGATGYTALELIKLLLRHPEVEITTLTSRQEGSPHVGSVHPSLLGRLDLKLEDLGPVTVAARADCVFSCLPHGVTAALVPQLLKTGVKIVDFSADYRLDDPETFWQWYGEKHPDGERLGQVVYGLPELFRPQIFGSQLVANPGCYPTSAILPLAPLVKAGLIEPIDIIVDSKSGVSGAGRTPKLTTHFPECNESISAYNVGRHRHTPEIEQIVRRATGRVLSIIFTPHLVPMDRGILTTTYSKPVGNLTEEKLFAALREFYADEPFVRVVDHLPGTKDTTDSNFCDITVRLIRGRVLTISCLDNLIKGASGAAVQNFNLLYGFPETTALL; translated from the coding sequence ATGGTTCGCGTTGCAATCCTTGGCGCTACCGGTTATACGGCCCTGGAGTTGATCAAGCTTCTCTTGCGCCATCCCGAGGTGGAAATCACCACGCTCACCAGCCGGCAAGAGGGCAGCCCGCACGTCGGTTCGGTCCATCCGTCGCTGCTTGGGCGGCTGGATTTGAAGCTGGAAGACTTAGGGCCGGTGACTGTTGCCGCGCGGGCCGACTGCGTGTTTAGCTGCTTGCCGCACGGAGTCACGGCTGCGCTCGTGCCGCAACTTTTGAAGACTGGCGTGAAGATTGTCGATTTTAGCGCCGACTACCGCCTCGACGACCCCGAAACATTCTGGCAATGGTACGGAGAAAAGCACCCCGATGGCGAGCGGCTCGGCCAAGTGGTGTATGGTTTGCCGGAGTTGTTTCGCCCACAGATTTTTGGGTCGCAATTGGTCGCCAATCCAGGTTGCTACCCCACTTCCGCCATTCTGCCACTGGCACCGCTTGTGAAAGCCGGCCTGATCGAGCCGATCGATATCATCGTCGATAGCAAGAGTGGCGTTTCCGGCGCCGGTCGCACGCCCAAACTGACCACGCACTTTCCTGAATGCAACGAAAGCATCTCTGCGTACAACGTCGGCCGCCATCGTCACACGCCAGAAATCGAGCAAATCGTGCGGCGAGCGACAGGGCGCGTTTTGAGTATCATTTTTACGCCCCACTTGGTACCGATGGACCGTGGCATTTTGACGACGACGTATTCCAAGCCAGTCGGCAATCTGACGGAAGAAAAGTTATTTGCGGCGCTCCGAGAATTTTATGCGGATGAACCTTTCGTGCGTGTCGTCGATCATCTACCAGGTACGAAAGACACCACCGACTCCAATTTCTGTGACATCACCGTCCGCCTGATCCGCGGCCGTGTGCTGACCATTAGCTGCCTCGACAACTTAATTAAAGGCGCGTCGGGCGCGGCTGTGCAAAACTTTAACCTGCTTTACGGTTTTCCAGAAACGACTGCGTTACTTTAG